Proteins encoded in a region of the Esox lucius isolate fEsoLuc1 chromosome 9, fEsoLuc1.pri, whole genome shotgun sequence genome:
- the LOC105006315 gene encoding zinc finger protein 135-like, with translation MSSLKYLTQAKEEEVFWTEKETLVKEEKEEEAVTVKIEIQGEVVTMKEENEALGVKEEEGIIVKEEEINVKEEDDEVIVKEKEEDVTVKEEEENNAVYELKPQGVKTVTFKQEEDELKTGDQNIRETPDAHSESGKSASGEPNSETSTPARPRQCSQCGKSFMWLCHLKRHVRTHTGEKPYKCSHCGKSFTQLGDMKKHKGTHTGEKRYHCSQCGKGFRHSWYLKLHETTHTGEKPFKCSQCDKSYIRLGHLKDHERTHTGEHSYYCSQCGKGFGHVGYLKVHERTHTGEKPYQCSQCQKKFFTLGNLNQHERTHIVDRPFHCSHCGKDFKCSKYLKRHKRKHTTEKVYRCFQCGNEYSSSRDLKIHERIHTGEKIHKCSQCGNEYFSSKVLKAHERTHSVEKSYHCSSCGRSFMCLSILKKHEMTHTGEKPYHCSHCEKRFTRFDHLKQHMTRTHEKKHAHVA, from the exons ATGAGCTCACTGAAATACTTAACTCAAGCTAAAGAAGAAGAGGTCTTCTGGACAGAAAAAGAAACTCTCGtaaaagaggagaaggaggaagaggctGTAACAgttaaaatagaaatacaagGTGAGGTTGTTACAATGAAAGAAGAGAATGAAGCATTAGGtgtgaaagaggaggagggtATTATTGTGAAAGAAGAGGAGATTAATGTAAAAGAGGAGGATGACGAAGTTATTgtaaaagagaaagaggaagatgtTACTgtgaaagaagaggaggaaaataACGCTGTTTATGAATTAAAGCCACAGGGGGTGAAAACGGTCACATTCAAACAGGAGGAAGATGAACTGAAGACAGGAGACCAAAACATCA GAGAGACACCAGACGCCCACTCTGAGAGTGGGAAGAGTGCTTCAGGGGAACCAAACTCAGAGACATCCACACCAGCAAGACCACGCCAATGCTCccagtgtgggaagagttttatGTGGTTATGTCACTTGAAAAGGCATGTGAggacacacactggagagaagccctaCAAGTGCTCCCATTGTGGAAAGAGCTTTACGCAATTAGGAGATATGAAAAAACACAAGGGAACGCACACCGGAGAAAAACGCTACCATTGCTCTCAGTGTGGAAAAGGTTTTCGACACTCATGGTATCTAAAGCTTCATGAAACAACACATACTGGTGAAAAGCCATTTAAGTGCTCCCAGTGTGATAAGAGTTATATCCGGTTAGGGCATCTGAAAGACcatgagagaacacacacaggagagcaTTCTTACTACTGCTCACAGTGTGGGAAGGGTTTTGGGCATGTAGGGTATCTGAAAGTGCATGAAAgaacacacactggagagaagccataccaATGTTCTCAGTGTCAAAAGAAGTTTTTCACCTTAGGAAATCTGAATCAACATGAGAGAACACACATAGTAGATAGGCCTTTTCACTGCTCACATTGTGGAAAGGATTTTAAATGCTCCAAATATCTAAAAAGGCACAAGAGAAAACACACGACGGAAAAGGTATATAGATGCTTTCAGTGTGGAAATGAATATAGTTCATCAAGGGACCTGAAAATACATGAAAGAATACATACTGGAGAAAAGATACATAAATGCTCTCAGTGTGGGAATGAATATTTCTCGTCAAAGGTCCTGAAAGCCCATGAGAGAACACACTCCGTAGAGAAGTCTTACCACTGCTCCTCTTGCGGAAGGAGTTTTATGTGTTTAAGTATCCTGAAAAAGCATGAGATGacacatacaggagagaagccttaccacTGCTCCCACTGTGAAAAGAGATTTACCCGGTTTGATCACCTGAAACAACATATGACACGcacacatgaaaaaaaacacGCGCATGTTGCATGA
- the LOC105006314 gene encoding zinc finger protein 883-like isoform X2 — MTNLPHLNPSKQEVCWTEKETLIKEEKEEEAVTVKKEVTEKEVTVKYIFRGKKEEVTVKEENVAVKEEDFPIKDVTVKEEEAKYTNIEAVFGQKEEGEIVCVEKEEKVNGLEGEITVKLEEEGDKAAEVYLKKKTPDTCSDSGKITTGETDPAMSKPAILRPCSQCGMNFRWLYKLKRHEKSVHSDKKPYKCSMCGMGFRWLYELKRHEKSVHTEEKFYKCSKCGIGFRQSRSLKVHYKTHTREMPYHCFRCDKSFNKLELLRVHKITHTAEKPHECCLCGKRFAWLASLNVHKKEHTGEHSYYCSHCGKGFGHIGNLKVHERTHTGEKPYQCSQCGKKCISSAYLKSHERTHLARPFQCSQCQSSFFSSSHLKSHEKTHMAEKPYRCIQCGKGFRHPRNVKEHERLHTGEKPYQCSQCGKPFSHVASLKIHERKHSEEKRYQCPQCQKMFFTLGNLKQHERSHIADRPFRCSHCGKDFKHSKYLKKHQLKHQTEKLYKCLECGNGYSLSRDLKIHERTHTGQKVYKCSHCGNEYFSSKGLKAHERTHSVEKSYYCSQCGKSFLCLSLLKIHERIHTGEKPYHCSQCGRRFTRLDNLKQHMTRTHEKKHMHVA, encoded by the exons ATGACTAATTTACCCCACCTCAACCCTTCTAAACAAGAGGTCTGCTGGACGGAGAAAGAAACTctaattaaggaggagaaagaagaagaggCTGTTACAGTTAAAAAAGAAGTTACAGAGAAAGAAgttacagtaaaatacattttcagagggAAAAAGGAAGAGGTTACTGTGAAGGAAGAGAATGTTGCTGTAAAAGAAGAGGATTTCCCTATAAAAGATGTTACTGTAAAAGAAGAGGAGGCGAAATATACAAACATTGAAGCGGTTTTTGGACAGAAGGAAGAGGGTGAGATTGTCTGCGTGGAGAAGGAGGAAAAGGTCAATGGACTGGAGGGGGAGATTACAGTGAAactggaggaggaaggagataAAGCGGCAGaagtttatttgaaaaaaa AGACACCAGATACTTGCTCTGACAGCGGGAAGATTACTACAGGAGAAACTGACCCAGCGATGTCAAAACCAGCAATACTACGCCCCTGCTCCCAGTGTGGGATGAATTTTAGGTGGTTATACAAACTGAAAAGGCATGAGAAGAGCGTCCACTCAGACAAAAAGCCTTATAAGTGCTCCATGTGTGGAATGGGTTTTAGATGGTTATATGAACTGAAAAGGCATGAAAAGAGCGTACACACAGAAGAAAAGTTTTACAAGTGCTCCAAATGTGGAATAGGTTTTAGGCAGTCACGGAGTCTAAAAGTgcattacaaaacacacactagAGAGATGCCTTACCACTGCTTTCGGTGTGATAAAAGTTTTAACAAGTTAGAGCTGCTCAGGGTAcataaaataacacacacagcagagaaGCCACATGAATGCTGCCTGTGTGGAAAGAGATTTGCCTGGTTAGCAAGCCTAAATGTACATAAGAAAGAACACACAGGAGAGCATTCTTATTACTGCTCCCATTGTGGTAAGGGCTTTGGACATATAGGGAATCTAAAAGTCCATGAAAgaacacatactggagagaagccatatCAATGCTCTCAGTGTGGCAAGAAATGTATCTCGTCAGCATACCTCAAGTCTCATGAGAGAACACACTTAGCGAGGCCTTTCCAATGCAGTCAGTGTCAAAGTAGTTTTTTCTCATCATCACACCTGAAATCACATGAGAAAACTCACATGGCAGAAAAGCCTTACCGGTGCATCCAGTGTGGAAAGGGTTTTAGACACCCACGGAATGTAAAGGAGCATGAACGattacacactggagagaagccatatCAATGCTCCCAGTGTGGAAAGCCCTTCAGCCACGTTGCAAGCCTTAAAATACATGAGAGAAAACATTCTGAAGAGAAGAGATATCAATGCCCTCAGTGTCAAAAGATGTTTTTCACATTAGGAAACCTGAAACAACATGAGAGATCACACATAGCAGATAGGCCTTTTCGCTGCTCCCATTGTGGAAAGGATTTTAAACACTCCAAATATCTAAAGAAGCACCAACTAAAACACCAGACAGAAAAGCTATATAAATGCTTAGAGTGTGGAAATGGATATAGTTTGTCAAGGGATCTGAAAATACACGAAAGAACACATACCGGACAAAAGGTATATAAATGCTCCCATTGTGGAAACGAATATTTCTCATCAAAGGGCCTGAAAGCCCATGAGAGAACACACTCAGTAGAGAAGTCATACTACTGCTCCCAGTGTGGAAAAAGTTTTCTGTGCTTAAGTTtactaaaaatacatgaaaggatacacacaggagagaagccttaccacTGTTCCCAGTGTGGAAGGAGATTTACTCGGTTAGATAACCTGAAACAACATATGACACGCACccatgaaaaaaaacacatgcatgTTGCATGA
- the LOC105006314 gene encoding zinc finger protein 883-like isoform X1: MTNLPHLNPSKQEVCWTEKETLIKEEKEEEAVTVKKEVTEKEVTVKYIFRGKKEEVTVKEENVAVKEEDFPIKDVTVKEEEAKYTNIEAVFGQKEEGEIVCVEKEEKVNGLEGEITVKLEEEGDKAAEVYLKKTETPDTCSDSGKITTGETDPAMSKPAILRPCSQCGMNFRWLYKLKRHEKSVHSDKKPYKCSMCGMGFRWLYELKRHEKSVHTEEKFYKCSKCGIGFRQSRSLKVHYKTHTREMPYHCFRCDKSFNKLELLRVHKITHTAEKPHECCLCGKRFAWLASLNVHKKEHTGEHSYYCSHCGKGFGHIGNLKVHERTHTGEKPYQCSQCGKKCISSAYLKSHERTHLARPFQCSQCQSSFFSSSHLKSHEKTHMAEKPYRCIQCGKGFRHPRNVKEHERLHTGEKPYQCSQCGKPFSHVASLKIHERKHSEEKRYQCPQCQKMFFTLGNLKQHERSHIADRPFRCSHCGKDFKHSKYLKKHQLKHQTEKLYKCLECGNGYSLSRDLKIHERTHTGQKVYKCSHCGNEYFSSKGLKAHERTHSVEKSYYCSQCGKSFLCLSLLKIHERIHTGEKPYHCSQCGRRFTRLDNLKQHMTRTHEKKHMHVA, from the exons ATGACTAATTTACCCCACCTCAACCCTTCTAAACAAGAGGTCTGCTGGACGGAGAAAGAAACTctaattaaggaggagaaagaagaagaggCTGTTACAGTTAAAAAAGAAGTTACAGAGAAAGAAgttacagtaaaatacattttcagagggAAAAAGGAAGAGGTTACTGTGAAGGAAGAGAATGTTGCTGTAAAAGAAGAGGATTTCCCTATAAAAGATGTTACTGTAAAAGAAGAGGAGGCGAAATATACAAACATTGAAGCGGTTTTTGGACAGAAGGAAGAGGGTGAGATTGTCTGCGTGGAGAAGGAGGAAAAGGTCAATGGACTGGAGGGGGAGATTACAGTGAAactggaggaggaaggagataAAGCGGCAGaagtttatttgaaaaaaa CAGAGACACCAGATACTTGCTCTGACAGCGGGAAGATTACTACAGGAGAAACTGACCCAGCGATGTCAAAACCAGCAATACTACGCCCCTGCTCCCAGTGTGGGATGAATTTTAGGTGGTTATACAAACTGAAAAGGCATGAGAAGAGCGTCCACTCAGACAAAAAGCCTTATAAGTGCTCCATGTGTGGAATGGGTTTTAGATGGTTATATGAACTGAAAAGGCATGAAAAGAGCGTACACACAGAAGAAAAGTTTTACAAGTGCTCCAAATGTGGAATAGGTTTTAGGCAGTCACGGAGTCTAAAAGTgcattacaaaacacacactagAGAGATGCCTTACCACTGCTTTCGGTGTGATAAAAGTTTTAACAAGTTAGAGCTGCTCAGGGTAcataaaataacacacacagcagagaaGCCACATGAATGCTGCCTGTGTGGAAAGAGATTTGCCTGGTTAGCAAGCCTAAATGTACATAAGAAAGAACACACAGGAGAGCATTCTTATTACTGCTCCCATTGTGGTAAGGGCTTTGGACATATAGGGAATCTAAAAGTCCATGAAAgaacacatactggagagaagccatatCAATGCTCTCAGTGTGGCAAGAAATGTATCTCGTCAGCATACCTCAAGTCTCATGAGAGAACACACTTAGCGAGGCCTTTCCAATGCAGTCAGTGTCAAAGTAGTTTTTTCTCATCATCACACCTGAAATCACATGAGAAAACTCACATGGCAGAAAAGCCTTACCGGTGCATCCAGTGTGGAAAGGGTTTTAGACACCCACGGAATGTAAAGGAGCATGAACGattacacactggagagaagccatatCAATGCTCCCAGTGTGGAAAGCCCTTCAGCCACGTTGCAAGCCTTAAAATACATGAGAGAAAACATTCTGAAGAGAAGAGATATCAATGCCCTCAGTGTCAAAAGATGTTTTTCACATTAGGAAACCTGAAACAACATGAGAGATCACACATAGCAGATAGGCCTTTTCGCTGCTCCCATTGTGGAAAGGATTTTAAACACTCCAAATATCTAAAGAAGCACCAACTAAAACACCAGACAGAAAAGCTATATAAATGCTTAGAGTGTGGAAATGGATATAGTTTGTCAAGGGATCTGAAAATACACGAAAGAACACATACCGGACAAAAGGTATATAAATGCTCCCATTGTGGAAACGAATATTTCTCATCAAAGGGCCTGAAAGCCCATGAGAGAACACACTCAGTAGAGAAGTCATACTACTGCTCCCAGTGTGGAAAAAGTTTTCTGTGCTTAAGTTtactaaaaatacatgaaaggatacacacaggagagaagccttaccacTGTTCCCAGTGTGGAAGGAGATTTACTCGGTTAGATAACCTGAAACAACATATGACACGCACccatgaaaaaaaacacatgcatgTTGCATGA
- the LOC105006312 gene encoding cilia- and flagella-associated protein 251-like isoform X3 — protein MSSPSFSPPVKEQVCWTEKETMVKEEKEEGFSNKNVKDETFTVKEEDREVSVKYVFTLIKEEVTVKEEKDVAVKEEKDVAVKEEKDVAVKEEKDVAVKEEKDVAVKEENKEMDDVFGVKVESDVSLEEEEKDKARCQNNNRETADSQSDSGERPSGEPDTEMSTPARPCQCSQCGKCFMWLCHLKRRDFSLSL, from the exons ATGAGTTCTCCAAGCTTCTCCCCTCCTGTTAAAGAACAGGTCTGCTGGACGGAGAAAGAAACTATggtgaaagaggagaaggaagagggttTCTCAAATAAAAACGTAAAAGATGAGACTTTTACCGTGAAAGAAGAAGACCGAGAAGTTAGCGTAAAATACGTTTTTACATTAATAAAGGAAGAGGTAACTGTGAAAGAAGAGAAGGACGTTGCTGTGAAAGAAGAGAAGGACGTTGCTGTGAAAGAAGAGAAGGACGTTGCTGTGAAAGAAGAGAAGGACGTTGCTGTGAAAGAAGAGAAGGACGTTGCtgtgaaagaagaaaataaagaaatggatGATGTTTTTGGAGTGAAGGTGGAGAGCGACGTCTcattagaggaagaggagaaagacaaGGCACGATGTCAGAATAACAACA GAGAAACAGCTGACTCTCAATCTGACAGCGGGGAGCGTCCTTCAGGGGAACCAGATACAGAGATGTCCACACCAGCAAGACCATGCCAATGCTCACAGTGTGGGAAATGTTTTATGTGGTTATGTCACCTGAAAAG GAGAGACTTCAGCCTTTCGCTCTGA
- the LOC105006312 gene encoding zinc finger protein 431-like isoform X1, whose amino-acid sequence MSSPSFSPPVKEQVCWTEKETMVKEEKEEGFSNKNVKDETFTVKEEDREVSVKYVFTLIKEEVTVKEEKDVAVKEEKDVAVKEEKDVAVKEEKDVAVKEEKDVAVKEENKEMDDVFGVKVESDVSLEEEEKDKARCQNNNRETADSQSDSGERPSGEPDTEMSTPARPCQCSQCGKCFMWLCHLKRHVRTHTGEKPYKCSHCGKCFTEPGNLKSHKTTHTGEHYDCSHCGKSFRYSRNLKVHERKHTGEKPYQCSQCQNTFISSVHLKSHERIHTAESYHSSWSEKDFKQSGNLRVHEQSHMGEKPYQCSQCEKRFVQLRSLRDHKRTHTGERPYKCSQCGKGFRQSGDLKTHERTHTGEKPYKCLQCGNTFISSGGLKRHGRIHTGDRPYKCSQCGKGFSHSGNLKVHERKHTGEKPYTCLQCGNTFISSWGLKKHKRTHTGDRPYQCPQCGMGFRHSADLKVHERKHTGEKPYKCSYCENTFYKLGNLKEHERTHFADRPFHCSQCGKGFKRYEGLKRHRRTHTGEKPYQCSQCGKGFMQTGNLKVHKRIHTGEKPYKCLQCGNTYISSGSLKKHERRTHCIEKPFPCFVCGKGFTEKGNLNKHQRIHTEEVSTGPIVKRVLVP is encoded by the exons ATGAGTTCTCCAAGCTTCTCCCCTCCTGTTAAAGAACAGGTCTGCTGGACGGAGAAAGAAACTATggtgaaagaggagaaggaagagggttTCTCAAATAAAAACGTAAAAGATGAGACTTTTACCGTGAAAGAAGAAGACCGAGAAGTTAGCGTAAAATACGTTTTTACATTAATAAAGGAAGAGGTAACTGTGAAAGAAGAGAAGGACGTTGCTGTGAAAGAAGAGAAGGACGTTGCTGTGAAAGAAGAGAAGGACGTTGCTGTGAAAGAAGAGAAGGACGTTGCTGTGAAAGAAGAGAAGGACGTTGCtgtgaaagaagaaaataaagaaatggatGATGTTTTTGGAGTGAAGGTGGAGAGCGACGTCTcattagaggaagaggagaaagacaaGGCACGATGTCAGAATAACAACA GAGAAACAGCTGACTCTCAATCTGACAGCGGGGAGCGTCCTTCAGGGGAACCAGATACAGAGATGTCCACACCAGCAAGACCATGCCAATGCTCACAGTGTGGGAAATGTTTTATGTGGTTATGTCACCTGAAAAGGCATGTGAggacacacactggagagaaaccttacaaGTGCTcccattgtggaaaatgttttacagaacCAGGGAATTTGAAATCTCataagacaacacacacaggagagcaTTATGACTGCTCCCATTGTGGAAAGAGTTTTAGATACTCAAGGAATCTAAAAGtacatgaaagaaaacacactggagagaagccatatCAATGCTCTCAgtgtcaaaatacatttatttcttcAGTGCACCTGAAATCACATGAACGAATACACACTGCAGAGTCTTACCACAGCTCCTGGTCTGAAAAGGATTTTAAACAATCAGGGAATCTAAGGGTGCATGAACAAAGTCACATGGGAGAGAAACCATATCAATGCTCCCAGTGtgaaaaaagatttgttcagttACGGAGCCTAAGAGACCATAAGAGAACACACACTGGAGAGCGGCCGTATAAATGCTCTCAGTGTGGGAAGGGTTTTAGACAGTCAGGAGATCTAAAAACACAtgaaagaacacacacaggtgaaaaaccATACAAATGCTTGCAGTGTGgaaatacattcatttcatCAGGGGGCCTGAAAAGGCATGGGAGGATACACACAGGAGATCGGCCATATAAATGCTCTCAGTGTGGAAAGGGTTTTAGTCACTCAGGTAATTTAAAAGTCcatgaaagaaaacacactggagagaagccatatACATGCTTGCAGtgtggaaatacatttatttcatcaTGGGGCCTGAAAAAGCataagagaacacacacaggagatCGGCCATATCAATGTCCTCAGTGTGGAATGGGTTTCAGACATTCAGCGGATTTAAAAGtacatgaaagaaaacacactggagagaagccatacaaATGTTCTTActgtgaaaatacattttacaaattagGAAATCTTAAAGAACATGAGCGCACACACTTTGCAGATAGGCCTTTCCACTGCTCTCAGTGTGGTAAGGGTTTTAAACGCTATGAGGGTCTAAAGAGGCATAGAAgaacacacactggagagaaaccatatCAATGCTCTCAGTGTGGAAAGGGGTTTATGCAGACAGGGAATCTAAAAGTACATAAAAgaatacatactggagagaaaccatatAAATGCTTGCAATGTGGAAATACTTATATCTCATCAGGGAGCCTGAAAAAGCATGAGAGAAGAACACACTGTATAGAGAAACCTTTcccatgttttgtgtgtggaaaGGGTTTTACTGAGAAAGGGAACCTGAATAAACATCAGAGAATACACACAGAAGAGGTCTCCACTGGTCCCATTGTGAAAAGGGTTTTAGTCCCTTAG
- the LOC105006312 gene encoding zinc finger protein 709-like isoform X2 has product MSTPARPCQCSQCGKCFMWLCHLKRHVRTHTGEKPYKCSHCGKCFTEPGNLKSHKTTHTGEHYDCSHCGKSFRYSRNLKVHERKHTGEKPYQCSQCQNTFISSVHLKSHERIHTAESYHSSWSEKDFKQSGNLRVHEQSHMGEKPYQCSQCEKRFVQLRSLRDHKRTHTGERPYKCSQCGKGFRQSGDLKTHERTHTGEKPYKCLQCGNTFISSGGLKRHGRIHTGDRPYKCSQCGKGFSHSGNLKVHERKHTGEKPYTCLQCGNTFISSWGLKKHKRTHTGDRPYQCPQCGMGFRHSADLKVHERKHTGEKPYKCSYCENTFYKLGNLKEHERTHFADRPFHCSQCGKGFKRYEGLKRHRRTHTGEKPYQCSQCGKGFMQTGNLKVHKRIHTGEKPYKCLQCGNTYISSGSLKKHERRTHCIEKPFPCFVCGKGFTEKGNLNKHQRIHTEEVSTGPIVKRVLVP; this is encoded by the coding sequence ATGTCCACACCAGCAAGACCATGCCAATGCTCACAGTGTGGGAAATGTTTTATGTGGTTATGTCACCTGAAAAGGCATGTGAggacacacactggagagaaaccttacaaGTGCTcccattgtggaaaatgttttacagaacCAGGGAATTTGAAATCTCataagacaacacacacaggagagcaTTATGACTGCTCCCATTGTGGAAAGAGTTTTAGATACTCAAGGAATCTAAAAGtacatgaaagaaaacacactggagagaagccatatCAATGCTCTCAgtgtcaaaatacatttatttcttcAGTGCACCTGAAATCACATGAACGAATACACACTGCAGAGTCTTACCACAGCTCCTGGTCTGAAAAGGATTTTAAACAATCAGGGAATCTAAGGGTGCATGAACAAAGTCACATGGGAGAGAAACCATATCAATGCTCCCAGTGtgaaaaaagatttgttcagttACGGAGCCTAAGAGACCATAAGAGAACACACACTGGAGAGCGGCCGTATAAATGCTCTCAGTGTGGGAAGGGTTTTAGACAGTCAGGAGATCTAAAAACACAtgaaagaacacacacaggtgaaaaaccATACAAATGCTTGCAGTGTGgaaatacattcatttcatCAGGGGGCCTGAAAAGGCATGGGAGGATACACACAGGAGATCGGCCATATAAATGCTCTCAGTGTGGAAAGGGTTTTAGTCACTCAGGTAATTTAAAAGTCcatgaaagaaaacacactggagagaagccatatACATGCTTGCAGtgtggaaatacatttatttcatcaTGGGGCCTGAAAAAGCataagagaacacacacaggagatCGGCCATATCAATGTCCTCAGTGTGGAATGGGTTTCAGACATTCAGCGGATTTAAAAGtacatgaaagaaaacacactggagagaagccatacaaATGTTCTTActgtgaaaatacattttacaaattagGAAATCTTAAAGAACATGAGCGCACACACTTTGCAGATAGGCCTTTCCACTGCTCTCAGTGTGGTAAGGGTTTTAAACGCTATGAGGGTCTAAAGAGGCATAGAAgaacacacactggagagaaaccatatCAATGCTCTCAGTGTGGAAAGGGGTTTATGCAGACAGGGAATCTAAAAGTACATAAAAgaatacatactggagagaaaccatatAAATGCTTGCAATGTGGAAATACTTATATCTCATCAGGGAGCCTGAAAAAGCATGAGAGAAGAACACACTGTATAGAGAAACCTTTcccatgttttgtgtgtggaaaGGGTTTTACTGAGAAAGGGAACCTGAATAAACATCAGAGAATACACACAGAAGAGGTCTCCACTGGTCCCATTGTGAAAAGGGTTTTAGTCCCTTAG